Proteins encoded within one genomic window of Ranitomeya variabilis isolate aRanVar5 chromosome 4, aRanVar5.hap1, whole genome shotgun sequence:
- the LOC143770463 gene encoding zinc finger BED domain-containing protein 4-like — MKKAVSKARGRGRGAGRGRGNSVPAAGTGDSSAPTFTREQSFMRSFVAERRTPLLREDQIEAVVGWMAANASTSISATSSQTQSTGEQPSVSSPPAKLPRQTESPGQEPSLLLFSESLGLETGGQPSSIGEMEEEAGCSDAQQLFLSESEEAGGPVAPFTTSQAASADDDTQVPLTGACSAAETTREEQLGAEGSVDDEVLDPSWRQGQEGGGSSSEEEIPRMVQRGRGRGKTADPAASALAPVRSMSLPKVKRGAPKTCSAWSFFDTVADDICYVRCKVCHQKIKRGQKVANLNTSNMWKHVRNRHPAELDKHTEELGQPTAAATTSSARVASSSSSHAAGSASSQDRRGRTSGPVVQRPAVIPPAAPLSQSTTHSQPSLQPSVVQAWEKRRPFSSNHPRAQALTAGIAKLLSLEMLSFRLVETDSFRDLMSLAVPQYSVPSRFYFSRQAVPALHKHVEGHIKHALLNAVSSKVHLTTDAWTSQHGQGRYLSLTAHWVNVVEPGTDRASGAGRVLPTPRIAGIHSVRIDSSSYTSSSESSLQEPSQSTSTWTRDERVPVTTDMSTAVAKRQQAVLKLIFLGNRSHTAQELWNAIKQESDVWFEPANLQPGMVVCDNGRNLVAALGLGNLTHIPCLAHVLNLVVQSFLRDYPDLDALLHKVRLECAHLRRSSTAKARIAALQRRHRLPEHRIICDLPTRWNSTLHMLERLCEQQQAVMEYQLYQAHKSRSQRRTDFTTTEWATMKDVCQVLRPFDYSTRMASADDALVSMTVPLICLLEKSLQALRDDVVEEVEDEDSPLPSSSGQSAPRGSSQTRRQGTVCEEDEEESMEEEDIRPEEGVTQLSSTQCVQ, encoded by the coding sequence atgaagaaggcagtgagtaaggcacgtgggcgtgggcgcggagcagggaggggacgtgggaattctgtgcctgctgcgggcaccggtgactcatcagcacccactttcacgagggaacagtcgttcatgcgcagctttgtcgccgagcgccgtacaccgctgctgcgtgaagaccaaattgaagccgttgtgggatggatggcagctaatgcatcaacttccattagtgccacatcctctcagacacagagcactggagagcagccatctgtctcttcaccacctgccaaattgcccaggcagacagagagcccaggacaggagccgtctctacttctgttctctgaatctcttggcttggaaacagggggccagccaagcagcattggagaaatggaagaagaggcagggtgcagtgatgcccaacagctttttctctctgagtctgaagaggcgggtgggccagtggctccgttcaccacatcgcaggccgcatcagctgatgatgacactcaggtgccacttactggtgcgtgctctgctgctgagactacccgggaggagcagttgggggcagagggtagtgtagatgacgaggtccttgacccatcttggcgtcagggacaggaaggtggtgggagcagctctgaggaagagattccccgtatggtccaaagagggagagggagggggaagactgcggatcctgcagcctccgctttggcacccgtaaggagcatgtctcttccaaaagtcaaaaggggggctcccaagacttgcagtgcctggtccttttttgacacagttgcagatgacatttgctatgtcagatgcaaggtgtgtcatcaaaaaatcaaaagaggtcaaaaagtcgccaacctcaatacctccaacatgtggaaacatgtgcgcaacaggcacccggcggagttagacaaacacactgaagagctaggccaaccaacagcggcagctaccacctcttcagctcgtgttgcctcttcctctagctcacacgcagctggttcggcttcctcccaggatcgccgtggaagaacctctggccctgttgtccagagacccgctgtaattccacccgcagcaccactttcccagtcaaccacacactcccagcccagtctacagccatcggtagtacaggcatgggagaaaaggcggcctttctcgtcaaaccacccacgagcacaggctctgactgcaggcattgccaaacttctgtcactggaaatgctgtcattcaggctggtggagactgacagcttccgtgacttgatgtcattggcagtcccacagtacagtgtgcccagccgcttttacttcagcaggcaagccgtccctgccctgcacaagcatgtggagggacacataaaacacgcgctactgaacgccgtcagtagcaaggtccacctcaccaccgatgcgtggaccagtcaacatggacaggggcgatacctttccctcactgcccattgggttaatgtagttgagccgggtacagaccgtgcgagtggcgcaggacgtgtcctgcccactccaaggattgcaggaatccattctgtacgcattgactcctcctcttacaccagttcctcagaatcatcgctgcaggagccgtcacagtccacctccacatggacccgtgatgaacgtgtacctgttacgaccgacatgagcacagccgtggccaaacgtcaacaggccgtcttgaaattaatttttttggggaatcgtagccacacagcgcaggagctctggaatgccatcaagcaggagagcgatgtgtggtttgagccagcgaatctccagccaggcatggtagtgtgtgataatggccgaaatctggtggcagccctgggcctcggcaacctcactcacatcccatgtctggcacatgtgctcaatttggtcgtgcagagttttttgagggactatccggatcttgatgcactgctgcacaaggtccgcctagagtgtgctcacttgcggcgttccagcacggcaaaagcgcgcattgcggctctgcagcgccgacaccgcctgccggaacatcgcatcatatgtgacctacctaccaggtggaattccacgttacatatgttggagcggttgtgtgagcagcagcaagctgtaatggagtaccagctgtatcaggcgcacaaaagtcgcagtcagcgccgtacagacttcacaaccacagagtgggccactatgaaggatgtctgccaggttttgcgtccctttgattattccacgcggatggcgagtgcagatgatgcactagtcagcatgactgtcccccttatctgcctgcttgaaaaatcactgcaagcgctaagggatgatgttgtggaagaggtggaggatgaggattcaccacttccatcatcttctggacagtcagcgccacgtggttcctcacaaacgcgtaggcaggggacagtttgtgaggaggatgaggaggagtcaatggaggaggaagacatccgtccagaggagggagttacacaattgtccagtactcagtgtgtacagtga